A window of the Nibribacter ruber genome harbors these coding sequences:
- a CDS encoding histidine phosphatase family protein, with translation MSLKKIYLIRHGQTDLNLQGIVQGSGVDSPLNETGRWQAEKFFQAYQHIKFDKVYTSVLQRAQQSVQGFLDLGLPHEAHAGLNEICWGWREGTKISPEEDAYYYEVLGRWQQGEIDLPIEGGESPVQVAERQKPVIDLILSRPEEETILICMHGRAMRVFLSQLLHYPLSQMDRFIHYNLCLYQLNFTGSMLWVEKFADVSHLS, from the coding sequence TTGAGCCTCAAAAAAATCTACCTTATCCGGCATGGCCAAACTGACCTGAACCTGCAAGGCATTGTTCAGGGAAGCGGTGTGGACTCGCCGTTGAATGAGACTGGCCGGTGGCAGGCAGAGAAATTCTTCCAGGCATACCAGCACATCAAATTTGACAAAGTCTATACCTCTGTTCTTCAGCGCGCGCAACAATCCGTGCAGGGATTTCTGGACTTGGGTTTGCCGCATGAGGCGCACGCTGGCTTGAATGAGATTTGCTGGGGCTGGCGCGAGGGCACCAAAATATCACCCGAAGAGGACGCTTATTACTATGAGGTGTTGGGCCGCTGGCAACAAGGCGAGATTGACCTGCCCATTGAGGGCGGAGAAAGCCCCGTGCAAGTAGCAGAACGTCAGAAACCGGTCATTGATTTGATCTTGTCCCGGCCTGAGGAAGAAACAATCCTCATCTGCATGCACGGCCGGGCCATGCGCGTTTTTCTGTCGCAGTTATTGCATTACCCCTTAAGCCAGATGGACCGTTTCATCCATTACAATCTGTGCTTGTACCAGCTTAACTTTACGGGCAGTATGCTGTGGGTGGAGAAGTTCGCCGACGTGTCACACCTGTCTTAA
- a CDS encoding hotdog fold thioesterase, translating to MKRRADVSLEQLNAWNKNTMGEHIGIEYTEIGDDYLIGKMPVDHRTHQPMGLLHGGASVALAETLGSVGATMFLDLEKQYCVGLEINANHIKSARSGFVYGKATAIHVGRKTQVWEIRITTESGDLVCISRITMAVLDRG from the coding sequence ATGAAAAGACGCGCTGACGTTTCTTTAGAGCAGTTAAACGCCTGGAACAAAAACACCATGGGCGAGCACATAGGCATTGAATACACTGAGATTGGCGACGATTACTTGATAGGCAAAATGCCAGTTGACCATCGCACCCACCAGCCCATGGGCCTCTTGCACGGCGGTGCCTCTGTGGCCTTAGCTGAGACCTTGGGAAGCGTGGGCGCCACCATGTTTTTGGATTTAGAGAAGCAATATTGCGTGGGGCTGGAAATTAACGCCAACCACATAAAGAGTGCGCGAAGCGGGTTTGTCTACGGCAAAGCCACAGCCATTCACGTGGGAAGAAAGACCCAAGTATGGGAAATTCGTATCACCACAGAATCCGGCGATTTGGTGTGCATCAGTCGCATTACCATGGCAGTTTTGGATAGAGGCTAG
- a CDS encoding chorismate-binding protein codes for MPDPSTAAHLIQNALPIENAYSLFLAGVETQLPSVLWRLPNQKEVQLLVATSGAQTQLPPLEGPIAGFAFCPFEASEDIHNQFLPADIYYCGKADAQIQVNSASVPDHFWPLFQEIAQKRQPQLPGNWPVHPEGSNSEIERTVFEETVAIAVSAMQAGCLEKVVLSRTKTLPLAKEVDLIQQFTRLTQLYPTAFVSLIAIPGVGTWLGATPELLVQINKHKVFRTVALAGTQPLTDGLTPADAIWRQKEIEEQALVQRYIVSCFRHLRLREYVEMGPRTILAGNLLHLRTDFSAAMDEVGFPKLGTQMLELLHPTSAVGGMPRAAALKMISQLEPHQRRYYSGYLGPVQIEGETNLFVNLRCVELGKDTVTAYAGAGMTPDSDPAKEWLETEMKMQTVLRLFQDSHS; via the coding sequence ATGCCAGACCCCAGTACTGCGGCTCATCTTATACAGAACGCCTTGCCTATAGAGAATGCCTATTCGCTTTTTTTGGCGGGTGTAGAGACGCAATTACCGTCTGTGCTATGGCGTCTGCCGAACCAAAAAGAAGTGCAGTTGCTGGTGGCCACCTCCGGAGCTCAAACCCAACTTCCTCCATTAGAGGGACCTATTGCGGGATTTGCCTTTTGTCCTTTTGAGGCTTCCGAAGACATACACAATCAGTTTTTGCCCGCAGACATCTATTATTGCGGCAAAGCCGATGCTCAAATACAAGTAAACTCCGCTTCTGTACCCGATCATTTTTGGCCTCTTTTCCAGGAAATAGCCCAAAAACGACAACCTCAACTTCCTGGCAATTGGCCAGTGCATCCGGAAGGATCAAATTCAGAAATAGAAAGGACTGTTTTTGAAGAAACCGTGGCTATAGCCGTGAGTGCCATGCAGGCGGGCTGTCTGGAGAAAGTAGTCTTGTCGCGGACTAAGACCTTGCCTCTGGCGAAGGAGGTAGATCTAATCCAACAGTTCACCCGACTTACCCAATTATATCCCACGGCCTTTGTGTCTTTGATCGCTATTCCAGGGGTAGGGACGTGGTTAGGCGCTACGCCAGAGTTGTTAGTACAAATAAACAAGCACAAGGTGTTCAGGACTGTGGCCTTGGCCGGGACGCAACCCTTGACTGATGGCCTCACCCCCGCAGATGCCATCTGGCGGCAGAAAGAGATTGAAGAACAAGCCTTGGTGCAACGCTACATTGTCAGCTGTTTCCGGCATCTGCGCCTGCGCGAGTATGTAGAGATGGGACCGCGTACCATTCTGGCGGGTAACTTACTGCACCTGCGTACCGATTTCAGTGCGGCCATGGATGAAGTGGGCTTCCCGAAACTGGGCACCCAGATGCTGGAGCTGTTGCATCCCACTTCGGCGGTGGGCGGCATGCCTAGAGCCGCGGCCTTGAAAATGATTAGCCAACTGGAGCCCCACCAGAGACGTTATTACAGCGGTTATCTGGGGCCGGTACAGATAGAAGGGGAGACCAATCTATTTGTCAACCTACGATGCGTGGAGCTGGGCAAAGACACCGTGACGGCCTACGCCGGCGCAGGCATGACACCCGACTCAGACCCGGCCAAAGAGTGGCTAGAAACCGAAATGAAGATGCAGACAGTCCTGCGCCTTTTCCAAGATTCTCATTCATGA
- the menD gene encoding 2-succinyl-5-enolpyruvyl-6-hydroxy-3-cyclohexene-1-carboxylic-acid synthase → MILQSVIDIAEICARKGVQNIVLSPGSRCAPLVLAFARHPQLRVRTVSDERSAAFIGLGIAQQTQKPVVLVCTSGTAAYNYAPAVAEAFYQHIPLLVLTADRPPEWVDQLDGQTIKQSHIYGGHVKRSLDFPVETHHADSQWHATRLINEALNETVAFPEGPVHINIPLREPFYPEEGESFTYSSDVKIIEELPSSAQMSQDTLAALQAELKNFNRILVVAGQGRKDQALQETVQNFCRATGAIFVTDTISNQQAEGATINYHDVFLAAKSAKTEPTLQPDLLITFHKSLISKNLKLYLRGQQSMQHWHVQPAGQVADTFQALTRIIRAEPKAFFQQINSTELNTQVAPVFANAWFELNAQGKSVLERFQENSPFSEFKACHQVLRNLPANSLLHLANSMSVRYANLIGVSELENVEVMANRGTSGIDGSTSTAVGAALSTDKLVILLTGDMAFLYDRNALWHNYLPKNLRIVVLNNHGGGIFRMIEGPRSQPELRPFFETDQRQTAQKTAEDMGLAYLKVIDAKALATALPAFFDLTAGPQLLEVETSSPENYEVFAAYRAAVQDKIGLSSS, encoded by the coding sequence ATGATTTTACAATCTGTCATTGATATAGCTGAAATCTGTGCCCGTAAAGGCGTGCAGAACATTGTCTTGTCGCCGGGCTCACGGTGCGCCCCCTTGGTGCTGGCCTTTGCGCGTCATCCACAACTGCGTGTGCGCACGGTGTCAGATGAAAGAAGTGCCGCCTTCATTGGCTTGGGCATTGCCCAGCAGACCCAGAAGCCGGTGGTGTTGGTATGTACCTCAGGTACAGCAGCCTATAACTACGCGCCTGCCGTGGCCGAGGCGTTTTACCAGCACATTCCCTTGTTGGTGTTAACCGCAGACCGTCCGCCTGAATGGGTAGACCAACTGGACGGACAGACCATCAAACAATCGCACATCTATGGAGGGCATGTGAAGCGAAGTCTGGATTTTCCGGTGGAGACGCATCACGCAGACTCCCAATGGCATGCCACCCGGCTCATCAATGAAGCGCTCAATGAAACAGTGGCTTTCCCCGAAGGCCCTGTGCACATCAACATCCCGTTGCGCGAGCCTTTTTACCCAGAGGAAGGGGAGAGCTTTACTTATAGTTCAGATGTGAAAATCATTGAAGAATTGCCATCCTCGGCTCAAATGTCACAGGATACTCTTGCCGCATTACAAGCAGAGTTGAAGAACTTCAACCGTATTCTGGTGGTTGCGGGACAAGGAAGAAAAGACCAGGCTTTGCAAGAAACGGTGCAGAACTTTTGCCGGGCCACAGGCGCTATTTTTGTCACAGACACTATCAGCAACCAGCAGGCAGAAGGCGCGACCATCAATTACCATGACGTGTTCTTGGCGGCCAAATCGGCCAAAACTGAACCTACCCTTCAACCCGACCTGCTCATCACCTTCCATAAATCGCTTATCTCCAAAAACCTGAAACTGTACCTGAGAGGCCAGCAGAGCATGCAGCATTGGCACGTGCAGCCGGCAGGTCAAGTGGCAGATACATTCCAAGCTTTGACGCGCATCATTAGGGCAGAGCCGAAGGCGTTCTTTCAGCAAATCAACTCGACTGAGTTGAATACGCAAGTTGCACCTGTCTTCGCCAATGCTTGGTTTGAATTGAATGCGCAGGGCAAGTCAGTTTTGGAGCGTTTTCAGGAAAATAGCCCATTTTCGGAGTTCAAAGCGTGTCATCAAGTACTTAGGAATCTACCGGCTAATAGTTTGCTGCACTTGGCCAACAGCATGAGCGTACGCTACGCCAACCTCATTGGCGTCTCTGAACTAGAGAATGTAGAGGTGATGGCCAATCGCGGCACCAGCGGCATTGACGGAAGCACCAGCACGGCCGTGGGTGCGGCCCTCAGCACTGACAAACTCGTAATCCTGCTCACTGGTGACATGGCCTTCTTGTATGACCGCAATGCGCTGTGGCACAACTACCTTCCGAAGAACCTCAGGATAGTTGTCTTGAACAACCACGGCGGTGGCATCTTCAGGATGATTGAAGGTCCGCGCAGCCAGCCAGAACTACGGCCTTTCTTTGAAACCGACCAACGCCAGACTGCTCAGAAAACCGCCGAAGACATGGGCTTAGCCTATCTGAAAGTAATAGATGCCAAAGCATTGGCAACGGCCTTGCCTGCATTCTTCGACCTAACCGCTGGACCACAGTTATTGGAGGTAGAAACCAGCAGTCCCGAAAATTATGAGGTGTTTGCCGCGTACCGGGCCGCCGTGCAGGACAAAATTGGTCTTTCATCCAGCTAA
- a CDS encoding DoxX family protein — protein MAWTNNVDSWQTKHHPIIYDIGRVALGLFLLYKGLMFIADTTALSQIMEKSQFEFVALGLAHLVAFAHLVGGPFIALGLKTRFSAAVQIPILLGAVLFVNPNRGFYSENTELWISIIVLLLLVVYLVGGSGYYSLDRKMDEHATRTDPLWHHDTHSY, from the coding sequence ATGGCATGGACAAACAATGTAGATTCTTGGCAAACCAAACATCATCCTATCATCTATGACATTGGCAGAGTGGCCCTGGGGCTGTTCCTGCTCTACAAAGGGTTGATGTTTATTGCAGATACCACGGCACTGTCTCAAATCATGGAAAAGAGTCAGTTTGAGTTTGTGGCCCTGGGCCTGGCGCACTTGGTGGCCTTCGCGCACTTGGTGGGTGGTCCTTTCATTGCGTTGGGACTCAAAACCCGTTTTTCAGCGGCGGTACAAATTCCAATTCTGCTTGGCGCAGTTTTGTTTGTGAACCCTAATAGAGGTTTTTACTCAGAAAACACCGAACTCTGGATTTCCATCATAGTCCTGCTGCTGTTGGTGGTGTATTTGGTGGGAGGCTCCGGCTATTATTCCCTTGACCGCAAAATGGACGAACACGCCACCAGAACAGATCCTTTGTGGCACCATGACACGCACAGCTATTAA
- the menB gene encoding 1,4-dihydroxy-2-naphthoyl-CoA synthase, translating to MKSNYNWTTLKEYQEILFQFHNGIAKISINRPQVHNAFTPRTVSEMIDAMNICRDNPDIGVIVFTGEGGKAFCSGGDQSVRGHGGYIGEDTVPRLNVLDLQMQIRRIPKPVIAMVAGWAIGGGHVLHVVCDLTIAAENARFGQTGPKVGSFDGGFGASYLARIVGQKKAREIWYLCDQYNAQEALDMGLVNKVVPLEKLEETTVEWCEKILEKSPLALRMLKASFNAELDGQAGVQQLAGDATLLYYLSDEAKEGKNAFLEKRKPDFSKYPKFP from the coding sequence ATGAAGAGCAATTATAACTGGACTACCCTCAAAGAATACCAGGAAATCCTTTTTCAATTCCATAACGGCATCGCTAAAATCAGCATTAACCGCCCGCAGGTGCATAACGCGTTCACGCCCCGCACCGTGTCTGAAATGATTGATGCCATGAACATCTGCCGTGACAACCCAGACATCGGGGTGATTGTCTTCACCGGCGAAGGCGGAAAAGCGTTCTGCTCGGGTGGCGACCAAAGCGTGCGCGGCCACGGCGGCTACATTGGCGAGGACACCGTTCCCCGCCTGAACGTGCTGGACCTGCAGATGCAAATCAGACGCATTCCTAAGCCCGTGATTGCCATGGTGGCTGGTTGGGCCATTGGCGGCGGCCACGTGCTGCACGTAGTCTGCGACCTGACTATTGCCGCTGAGAACGCCCGCTTCGGGCAGACGGGTCCTAAAGTAGGTTCTTTTGATGGTGGTTTCGGGGCCTCGTATCTGGCACGCATTGTAGGCCAGAAAAAAGCCCGCGAAATCTGGTACCTCTGCGACCAGTACAACGCCCAGGAAGCTCTGGACATGGGCTTGGTGAACAAAGTAGTGCCTTTGGAAAAACTGGAAGAAACCACCGTAGAGTGGTGCGAAAAAATTCTGGAGAAAAGCCCACTGGCGTTGCGCATGCTCAAAGCCTCTTTCAACGCCGAACTGGACGGACAGGCTGGCGTGCAACAACTAGCCGGAGACGCCACCTTGCTGTACTATCTCTCAGACGAGGCCAAAGAAGGCAAGAACGCCTTCCTTGAAAAACGCAAGCCAGATTTCTCTAAATATCCTAAATTTCCTTAA
- a CDS encoding AMP-binding protein — translation MPDHLLLNGKKFFYDEIQHYSFRESIPLNGYEMKTLEFCKSWLQGVQEFPVMTSGSTGAPKVITLTREQMEASARRTLRIFNLQPEEKALVCLNTEYIAGMMMLVRGLVGNLHMTIIEPIGNPLASVEPAAHFDFVAMVPLQLQTLLEQTPEKVDQLNQMKAVLLGGAAIHKNLEEAVQQLTVPVYQSYGMTETVSHVAVRQLNGSARSDFYVAPEEVTLGQDERGCLTISAEVTNHETLITNDLVELRDAHSFQWLGRADNTINTGGVKVQLEKVENALGNAMATLGMNRRFFAAALPDETLGDKLIAVLEGSPLTVEEEHNLKGMLREHLGKYEIPKQFGYLPRLPETATGKVDRRGGMALL, via the coding sequence ATGCCTGACCACCTGCTGCTCAACGGAAAGAAGTTCTTTTATGATGAAATCCAGCATTACTCGTTTAGGGAGAGCATTCCTTTGAACGGGTATGAGATGAAGACGCTGGAGTTCTGTAAAAGCTGGTTGCAGGGAGTGCAGGAGTTTCCGGTGATGACCTCGGGCAGTACGGGCGCGCCTAAAGTGATTACCCTCACGCGGGAACAGATGGAAGCCAGCGCCCGGCGCACCTTGCGTATTTTCAACCTTCAGCCCGAAGAGAAAGCACTGGTCTGTTTGAACACTGAATACATTGCCGGCATGATGATGCTGGTGCGCGGTTTAGTAGGCAATTTGCACATGACCATCATTGAACCCATCGGGAACCCGTTGGCCAGTGTTGAGCCGGCTGCCCATTTTGACTTCGTGGCCATGGTACCCTTGCAGTTGCAAACGCTTCTGGAGCAAACCCCGGAGAAAGTTGACCAGCTCAACCAAATGAAAGCCGTTCTCCTGGGCGGTGCCGCTATTCATAAAAACCTGGAAGAGGCCGTGCAACAGCTCACGGTGCCTGTTTACCAAAGCTACGGCATGACGGAAACCGTCTCGCATGTAGCGGTTAGGCAGTTGAATGGGTCAGCCAGAAGCGACTTTTATGTGGCTCCTGAGGAGGTAACGCTGGGGCAGGATGAAAGAGGCTGCCTCACCATTTCAGCCGAAGTCACCAATCATGAAACCCTGATCACCAATGACCTGGTGGAACTGCGCGATGCTCATTCCTTTCAATGGCTGGGCCGGGCTGACAATACCATCAATACCGGCGGCGTGAAAGTGCAGCTGGAGAAAGTAGAAAACGCCCTGGGCAACGCGATGGCCACGCTGGGCATGAACCGCCGTTTCTTCGCGGCCGCGCTACCTGATGAAACGCTGGGAGACAAGCTGATTGCCGTCTTGGAAGGCTCACCACTCACCGTGGAGGAAGAGCATAACCTCAAAGGCATGTTAAGGGAGCACTTGGGCAAATATGAAATTCCCAAACAGTTCGGCTACCTGCCGCGCCTGCCAGAAACCGCTACCGGTAAAGTAGATAGAAGAGGCGGCATGGCCCTGTTATAA